A region of Ignatzschineria larvae DSM 13226 DNA encodes the following proteins:
- a CDS encoding iron chelate uptake ABC transporter family permease subunit, with the protein MIQTQNGLQRGLSHRTKLIILAILAMASVALYLFYQLGSNWDYVLPRRGYKVGAMVIAGSAIAFSTVIFQTVTHNRILTPSIMGLDSLYLLVQTILVFFLGGKSFAMMGSVPLFFISVGVLVFFSLILFRGVLGKEGRSVYFLLLVGIIFGALFQSLSTFMQVLIDPNEFLIVQDKMFASFNNVQVKLIWWALGILGVVFLAYLPMIKYLDVLTLGRDQSLNLGVPYQKIVMVSLIVVAIFTAVSTALIGPITFLGLLVANLGYEVLKTYRHTILLMGTVLISIIALAFGQLLVERVFSFSTTLSVIINFIGGIYFMYLLLRGSR; encoded by the coding sequence ATGATTCAGACACAAAATGGCTTACAACGAGGCCTAAGTCATCGCACCAAATTGATTATTTTAGCGATTCTAGCGATGGCTTCCGTTGCGCTCTATCTCTTTTATCAGTTAGGGAGTAATTGGGATTACGTCTTACCGCGTAGAGGTTATAAAGTGGGCGCAATGGTGATTGCCGGCAGTGCTATTGCATTTTCGACGGTTATTTTCCAGACGGTGACACATAATCGCATTTTAACACCTAGTATTATGGGGCTCGATTCACTCTATCTGTTGGTGCAAACCATTTTAGTCTTTTTCTTAGGTGGCAAGAGCTTTGCGATGATGGGGAGCGTACCGCTCTTTTTCATCTCTGTTGGAGTATTAGTCTTCTTCTCATTAATCCTGTTTAGAGGCGTTTTAGGGAAAGAAGGTCGATCGGTTTACTTCTTGCTATTAGTCGGGATCATTTTTGGCGCACTCTTTCAGAGCCTTTCAACCTTTATGCAGGTATTGATTGATCCGAATGAGTTTCTGATTGTTCAAGATAAGATGTTTGCAAGTTTTAACAATGTGCAGGTGAAATTAATTTGGTGGGCTTTGGGGATTTTAGGCGTTGTATTTTTAGCCTATCTACCGATGATTAAATATCTTGATGTGTTAACACTTGGGCGAGATCAATCGCTCAATTTAGGTGTGCCTTACCAAAAAATAGTGATGGTTTCGCTAATTGTAGTGGCGATCTTCACTGCGGTGTCTACTGCACTCATTGGTCCCATTACCTTTTTGGGATTATTAGTGGCCAATCTAGGGTATGAAGTACTCAAGACCTATCGCCATACGATTTTGTTAATGGGTACGGTATTGATCAGTATTATTGCATTGGCATTTGGACAGTTATTAGTAGAACGTGTCTTTAGTTTTTCAACGACATTGAGTGTGATTATCAACTTTATTGGGGGAATCTACTTTATGTATCTATTGTTAAGAGGGAGTCGTTAA
- the nhaC gene encoding Na+/H+ antiporter NhaC has translation MTIEVSPVEAVPTRMPTLIEALIPIVFMMFALVIGIFFWGVSPHIPLLLSVCVAILVAMRLGFKWKAIETGMLDAVRLALQAIVILIVIGTIIASWIAGGIVPTLIYYGLNLLAPEYFLVAACAICCIISIASGNAWTAAGTIGIAIMGIGFGLGIPAEMVAGAVISGAYFGDKISPLSESTNLAPGIVGVDLFEHIRYMLYTTIPALVISLILFTILGFTISADFSNTAATNFTLQQDLKDIFVISPWLLLVPASIIIVMIFRIPAFPGLMMGSILGVLCAIFVQGAEPSMVLTALYDGYSIQVANETLNELLNNGGIVSVFATVSLVIIAMCFGGILEFTGIFQTIVFSIVKLAKTTRSLIITTVVTCITGNIVGCDQYMSIIIPGRMYAEEYRKRGIKGKVLSRTLEDAGTMTSPLIPWNTCGAFMATTLGVATFSYLPYTFLCLLSPVIAIIYAVSGFTIEYYEDGEAPKKVRRFRMAKRI, from the coding sequence ATGACTATTGAAGTATCCCCTGTTGAAGCTGTACCTACTAGAATGCCTACTTTAATCGAGGCATTAATTCCCATTGTTTTTATGATGTTTGCCTTAGTTATTGGCATATTCTTTTGGGGGGTAAGCCCTCATATTCCCCTATTACTGAGTGTTTGTGTGGCGATTTTAGTCGCGATGCGCCTAGGTTTTAAATGGAAAGCGATTGAAACCGGGATGTTAGATGCGGTGCGTTTAGCACTGCAAGCGATCGTCATTCTAATCGTGATCGGCACGATTATTGCTTCGTGGATTGCCGGCGGTATTGTACCAACCTTGATCTATTATGGACTCAATCTTTTAGCACCTGAATACTTCTTAGTGGCCGCTTGTGCGATCTGTTGTATTATTTCCATTGCTTCGGGTAATGCTTGGACCGCGGCGGGAACTATTGGGATTGCTATTATGGGAATCGGCTTCGGCCTTGGAATTCCTGCTGAAATGGTGGCGGGCGCTGTGATTTCTGGTGCATATTTTGGTGATAAAATCTCACCGCTCTCTGAATCAACGAACCTTGCGCCGGGGATTGTCGGCGTAGATCTCTTTGAGCATATTCGTTATATGCTCTATACCACGATTCCGGCATTGGTAATCTCTCTAATTCTTTTTACCATTTTAGGGTTTACGATCTCGGCGGATTTCAGTAACACTGCCGCAACGAACTTTACGTTACAGCAAGATCTTAAAGATATTTTTGTCATCAGTCCTTGGCTATTATTGGTACCGGCATCGATCATTATTGTAATGATCTTCCGTATTCCGGCATTCCCGGGCTTAATGATGGGCTCTATTCTCGGCGTTCTTTGTGCGATTTTTGTACAGGGTGCAGAGCCAAGTATGGTTTTAACAGCACTTTATGATGGTTACTCGATTCAAGTGGCGAATGAAACCTTGAATGAGCTTTTGAATAATGGCGGAATTGTCTCTGTCTTTGCCACTGTATCACTTGTGATTATTGCGATGTGTTTCGGCGGTATTTTAGAGTTTACCGGCATATTCCAAACAATTGTATTTAGTATTGTTAAATTAGCGAAAACAACGAGAAGTCTTATTATCACAACGGTGGTGACTTGTATTACCGGCAATATTGTTGGGTGTGATCAATATATGTCGATTATTATTCCGGGCAGAATGTATGCCGAAGAGTATCGCAAACGGGGTATTAAGGGCAAAGTGCTCTCTCGGACGTTAGAAGATGCCGGCACAATGACCTCGCCACTGATTCCTTGGAATACTTGTGGTGCCTTTATGGCAACAACGTTAGGGGTTGCGACCTTTAGTTATCTTCCTTATACCTTTTTATGTCTATTAAGCCCTGTGATTGCAATTATCTATGCGGTGAGTGGTTTTACCATTGAGTATTATGAAGATGGGGAAGCACCGAAAAAAGTTCGACGTTTTAGAATGGCGAAACGAATCTAA
- a CDS encoding sulfurtransferase TusA family protein codes for MEIMIELDLKGLNCPMPILKTKQAMKNMVKGDQLRVLATDPHSEIDFKAYLARTGDHLLECFEADGVFTFLIEKA; via the coding sequence ATTGAAATAATGATAGAACTAGATTTAAAAGGACTCAATTGTCCGATGCCGATTCTAAAAACGAAACAGGCAATGAAGAATATGGTCAAAGGGGATCAATTACGAGTATTGGCGACAGATCCTCATTCAGAAATCGATTTTAAAGCGTATTTGGCGCGTACCGGGGATCATTTACTCGAATGTTTCGAGGCTGATGGTGTCTTTACGTTTCTAATTGAGAAAGCTTAG
- a CDS encoding ABC transporter permease: MRIHFWVLILIVLSVISLFVGVINISVNDLFHLTDAQKQTILISRLPRLIAILIAGASLSISGLIMQKLSQNPFVSPTTAGTMESARLGILVAILFVPGASPLLKMALAFIFALGGTYIFVQILNRIRYKDAIFIPLIGLMFGGIIGSISTFIAYKYDLIQNLASWLIGDFSMVMAGRYELIYIAVPLMVIAYLYAHQFSIAGMGQDFAKNLGLKYQQVVNIGLAIVAMVSASVILTVGMIPFLGLIVPNIVSLYRGDNIRATLPFTAILGAIIVLICDIAGRLIIYPYEIPISVMIGIVGSIAFIWLLFKKVGSA, from the coding sequence ATGAGAATACATTTTTGGGTTCTCATTCTCATTGTATTATCTGTGATCTCTCTCTTTGTAGGAGTCATCAATATTTCTGTGAATGACCTCTTTCATCTGACAGATGCGCAAAAACAGACGATCTTAATTAGTCGCTTGCCGAGATTGATTGCGATTCTGATTGCCGGCGCTAGCCTCTCGATTAGTGGCCTCATTATGCAAAAGTTGAGTCAAAATCCTTTTGTCTCGCCGACAACGGCAGGAACAATGGAATCTGCACGATTGGGGATTTTAGTAGCTATCCTTTTTGTCCCTGGCGCTTCGCCACTTTTGAAAATGGCTCTGGCTTTTATCTTTGCATTGGGTGGAACCTATATATTTGTTCAAATTCTCAATCGTATTCGCTATAAAGATGCGATATTTATTCCGCTGATTGGCCTGATGTTTGGCGGTATTATCGGTTCTATTTCCACCTTTATTGCTTATAAATATGATCTCATTCAAAATCTAGCTTCTTGGCTCATCGGCGATTTTTCTATGGTAATGGCAGGGCGCTATGAGTTGATCTATATTGCCGTTCCCTTGATGGTGATTGCTTATCTCTACGCACATCAATTCTCTATTGCCGGTATGGGACAAGATTTTGCTAAAAACTTAGGGCTTAAATATCAACAAGTGGTCAATATCGGTCTTGCTATTGTGGCAATGGTGAGTGCTTCGGTGATTTTAACGGTTGGTATGATTCCATTTTTAGGGCTAATTGTGCCGAATATTGTGTCACTCTATCGGGGCGATAATATTCGGGCTACCTTGCCATTTACCGCTATTTTAGGCGCAATTATCGTTTTAATATGTGACATTGCTGGACGCTTAATTATCTATCCTTATGAAATTCCTATTAGTGTTATGATTGGTATTGTCGGGAGTATTGCTTTTATCTGGCTTCTCTTTAAGAAGGTAGGTTCGGCATGA
- a CDS encoding DNA ligase: MIRDKIKKFELLGNRAPHFSAITVEFRRLLVALIYSVILSIIGILSAFSDTLMPLQHGVALNDAKWSTLPIESYYVSEKLDGVRGYWTGKEMLSRQGYPITVPEWFTQNLGDKPLDGEIWLGRETFETLSGLIAREDVADPLWQSVTYQIFDMPAEKGTFKERVSVMKAHIASLQPQNPHLKMIPQEKFSSKEALETHLQAIAKTGGEGLMLHHQDAYYQPYNRTNALIKLKVIDEGCALVRGYSPGKGKYQGMVGSLRVETIIDGEKRYFKVGSGLTDLMRKDPPEIGQAIIYRHNDFTKNGIPRFPRFKTVHVEENCDGYWAKEGIDGLMTENS; the protein is encoded by the coding sequence ATGATCAGAGATAAAATTAAAAAATTTGAATTATTAGGGAACAGAGCACCACATTTTTCAGCAATAACTGTGGAATTTAGACGGTTATTAGTGGCGCTAATCTATAGCGTAATATTATCGATTATCGGCATATTGTCGGCATTTTCAGATACTTTAATGCCACTACAACACGGCGTTGCATTGAATGATGCTAAATGGTCGACACTACCGATAGAATCTTACTATGTCAGTGAAAAGCTCGATGGCGTTAGAGGTTATTGGACGGGGAAAGAGATGCTTTCAAGGCAAGGATATCCGATTACTGTACCTGAGTGGTTTACCCAGAATTTAGGAGACAAACCTTTAGATGGGGAAATTTGGCTTGGAAGAGAGACTTTTGAAACGCTGTCAGGATTAATTGCGCGTGAAGATGTGGCAGATCCTTTATGGCAGTCAGTCACTTATCAGATCTTTGATATGCCGGCGGAGAAAGGCACCTTTAAAGAGCGGGTATCAGTGATGAAAGCACATATTGCCTCCCTACAACCTCAAAATCCTCATCTGAAAATGATTCCACAAGAGAAATTCAGTTCAAAGGAAGCGCTTGAGACCCATCTACAGGCCATAGCAAAAACCGGTGGCGAAGGGTTAATGTTGCATCATCAAGATGCTTATTACCAACCGTATAATCGCACGAATGCATTGATTAAACTCAAAGTCATTGATGAAGGTTGTGCGTTGGTTCGGGGTTACTCTCCGGGGAAAGGGAAATATCAGGGAATGGTGGGTTCATTACGGGTAGAAACCATCATTGATGGCGAAAAGCGTTACTTTAAAGTAGGTTCAGGATTAACGGATCTGATGCGAAAAGATCCACCTGAAATAGGGCAGGCAATTATCTATCGCCATAATGATTTTACGAAAAATGGCATTCCCCGTTTCCCTCGTTTTAAAACGGTTCACGTAGAGGAGAATTGCGATGGTTATTGGGCAAAAGAGGGTATTGATGGATTAATGACTGAGAACAGCTAG
- a CDS encoding peptide MFS transporter, with product MNKITTEDKAFFGHPRPLSSLFFTEMWERFSFYGIRPLLILFMVATVNQNGLGIDAVTASAIVGIFGGAIYLAALPGGWVADNWLGQERSVWYGSLIIALGHLSIALSAWLSVHFFYLGLIFIVIGSGLFKTCISVIVGMLYKEGDPRRDSGFSIFYMGINLGAFISPIIGGILNESYGWHAGFAVGGIGMLIALLIFRLKAMPDMRRFAKIEGIEPTWQTPSTISPLTKRIGLGSIALIAVLFILISVGVIPFSPVAVVNYTTIIIAITVGAYFLGLFFFAKLNKQERFQLIICLILFVAAAFFWSAFEQQPTSMNLFVDSYTDRTVWGFQIPTAWFQSINSIFIIIFAPLFAALWMAMSKRNIEPSSMTKFAFGLFFAAVAFICLYLASNIVVGEGSRLASPMWMVACMLFLTFGELCLSPVGLSIMTKIAPKMIRGQIMGLWFASVSLGNLVASKVGGNVQAETIGDLPNIFMTIIIALAVVGVLLLFINLVVRRYVKNV from the coding sequence ATGAATAAAATAACAACTGAAGATAAGGCCTTTTTTGGCCATCCGCGACCATTAAGTTCGCTCTTTTTCACCGAGATGTGGGAGCGCTTCTCATTCTATGGTATTCGACCGCTACTGATTCTCTTTATGGTGGCGACGGTGAATCAAAATGGTTTAGGCATTGATGCGGTTACCGCTTCTGCGATTGTCGGAATTTTTGGTGGTGCAATCTATCTTGCAGCGCTTCCCGGTGGCTGGGTTGCTGATAATTGGTTGGGGCAGGAGCGAAGCGTTTGGTATGGTTCCTTAATTATCGCACTCGGTCATCTCTCTATTGCACTATCCGCTTGGTTATCGGTGCACTTTTTTTATCTTGGTCTGATCTTTATCGTCATCGGCTCAGGACTCTTTAAAACCTGTATTTCCGTCATAGTCGGAATGCTCTATAAAGAGGGAGATCCACGTCGAGATAGTGGTTTCTCAATCTTCTATATGGGAATTAATTTAGGCGCTTTTATTTCGCCGATTATTGGCGGGATTTTGAATGAATCTTATGGCTGGCATGCCGGCTTTGCAGTGGGCGGTATTGGGATGTTAATTGCCTTACTGATCTTCCGCTTAAAGGCGATGCCAGATATGCGTCGCTTTGCGAAGATTGAGGGGATTGAACCCACGTGGCAAACACCGAGCACAATTTCGCCATTGACTAAACGAATTGGATTAGGCTCAATTGCGCTTATTGCAGTGCTCTTTATCTTGATTAGTGTCGGCGTTATTCCCTTCTCACCGGTTGCTGTAGTGAACTATACGACAATTATTATTGCGATTACGGTAGGGGCTTATTTCTTAGGACTCTTTTTCTTTGCGAAACTCAATAAGCAAGAGCGTTTTCAATTGATTATCTGTTTGATTCTCTTTGTGGCAGCCGCATTCTTCTGGTCAGCCTTTGAACAGCAACCCACCTCAATGAATCTCTTTGTAGATAGCTATACAGATCGTACCGTTTGGGGTTTTCAAATTCCAACGGCTTGGTTCCAATCGATTAACTCAATCTTTATTATTATCTTCGCACCGCTTTTTGCTGCACTTTGGATGGCGATGAGTAAACGTAATATTGAACCAAGTAGTATGACGAAGTTTGCATTTGGGCTCTTCTTTGCGGCGGTTGCTTTTATCTGCCTCTATCTTGCAAGTAATATCGTTGTAGGTGAGGGTTCTAGATTAGCATCCCCAATGTGGATGGTTGCTTGTATGCTCTTTTTAACCTTTGGTGAGCTCTGCTTAAGTCCTGTCGGACTCTCGATTATGACGAAAATTGCCCCCAAAATGATTCGTGGGCAGATTATGGGATTATGGTTCGCCTCTGTTTCCCTGGGAAATCTAGTAGCCTCAAAAGTCGGGGGGAATGTGCAAGCAGAAACTATTGGCGATTTACCTAACATCTTTATGACGATCATTATTGCGTTAGCCGTTGTTGGTGTTTTACTGCTCTTCATTAATTTAGTCGTTCGCCGTTATGTGAAAAATGTTTAG
- a CDS encoding glycine zipper 2TM domain-containing protein has translation MKKLAVVSLALLTLAGCTNSSLYSGDVYTGNQAKTVQAVSYGTVVGVRPVTIQADDSSPLGTISGAVLGGVVGNAFGGGRGRNITTAVGAIAGGLAGDKIGQEASKVNGVQLDIKTDSGQTIAVVQKQDANVIFSPGQRVRMTGSGRNINVSPL, from the coding sequence ATGAAAAAATTAGCAGTGGTGAGCCTTGCGCTCTTGACATTAGCAGGTTGTACTAACTCAAGCCTCTATTCAGGCGATGTATATACCGGCAATCAAGCAAAAACGGTACAAGCAGTCTCGTATGGTACGGTAGTAGGAGTCCGTCCTGTAACGATCCAAGCAGATGATTCATCGCCATTAGGCACGATTTCGGGTGCTGTATTAGGTGGCGTTGTCGGTAATGCTTTTGGTGGCGGACGTGGACGTAATATTACAACAGCTGTAGGTGCGATTGCCGGTGGTCTTGCTGGTGATAAAATTGGTCAAGAAGCGAGTAAAGTCAATGGTGTACAGTTAGATATCAAAACAGACAGTGGTCAAACCATTGCTGTGGTTCAAAAACAAGATGCCAATGTGATTTTCTCTCCGGGTCAACGTGTTCGTATGACAGGCAGTGGTCGTAATATTAACGTATCACCGCTTTAA
- a CDS encoding amino acid permease encodes MIKVDKSPTVLGGAMIAAGTMIGAGMLSLPIASAGMWYGWTVLIMIMTVFFMYVTAEQILEVNLNYNPGASFDTLVKDNLGNVWRLINGFSVAFVLYILLYAYVVGSGSVISDTLMNNFNIPLPRYQSSFIFALLFTAIVWWSTKAVDRLSTILMIGMFITLFAAVTGLLGQIEIPYLLEPTGESKFALYAFASLPFFLTSFCFHASVPSFVKYYGIEGSKIRKAILWGMIITFVFYLCWMTAIMGSIDRASFLTVGSDEVAWLLNQVNASEFADLSLRFFAFFAVVTSFLGAGLGLFDYIADLFKIDDTPKGRLITALITFLPPTILGMIFPNGFVLAIGFAGLFAAIWSVIVPAAMVISYRKRNPNTPLKFQAFGGKVMPYIIIIYGLVAIVSHLLVEVFQIGTLNFFK; translated from the coding sequence ATGATAAAAGTAGATAAATCCCCCACCGTCCTTGGTGGTGCTATGATTGCCGCCGGCACAATGATCGGTGCAGGTATGCTCAGTTTACCGATTGCCTCAGCAGGTATGTGGTATGGTTGGACAGTGCTCATTATGATTATGACTGTCTTTTTTATGTATGTGACTGCCGAACAGATCCTCGAAGTCAATCTCAACTATAATCCCGGCGCAAGCTTCGATACCTTAGTCAAAGATAATCTCGGTAATGTTTGGCGCTTAATTAATGGCTTTTCTGTCGCCTTTGTACTCTATATTCTGCTTTATGCTTATGTAGTTGGTTCTGGATCAGTGATTAGCGATACCCTAATGAATAACTTCAATATTCCGCTTCCTCGCTACCAATCATCCTTTATCTTTGCCCTACTCTTTACCGCGATTGTTTGGTGGAGTACCAAAGCGGTGGATCGCCTTTCAACTATCTTAATGATCGGGATGTTTATCACGCTTTTTGCGGCGGTCACAGGATTATTAGGGCAGATAGAGATCCCTTATCTGTTAGAACCTACCGGCGAAAGTAAATTTGCACTCTATGCATTTGCAAGCCTTCCTTTCTTCCTTACTTCATTCTGCTTTCACGCAAGTGTTCCAAGCTTTGTGAAATATTATGGAATTGAGGGTAGCAAAATTCGCAAAGCGATTCTTTGGGGAATGATTATTACCTTCGTATTCTATCTCTGTTGGATGACGGCCATTATGGGAAGCATCGATCGTGCTAGTTTCTTAACAGTGGGCAGTGATGAAGTTGCTTGGCTATTGAATCAAGTCAATGCCTCTGAATTTGCAGATCTCTCTCTTCGCTTCTTTGCCTTTTTCGCAGTTGTAACCTCATTCTTAGGTGCAGGATTAGGATTATTTGACTATATTGCCGATCTTTTCAAAATCGATGATACGCCGAAAGGTCGCTTAATTACCGCCTTAATCACATTCCTTCCCCCAACTATTTTGGGGATGATCTTCCCAAATGGTTTTGTCTTAGCCATCGGTTTTGCCGGCCTTTTTGCGGCAATCTGGTCTGTGATTGTCCCGGCCGCAATGGTCATCAGCTATCGTAAACGCAATCCGAATACGCCTCTAAAATTCCAAGCTTTTGGTGGAAAAGTAATGCCTTATATCATTATCATTTATGGTTTGGTCGCAATTGTTTCTCATCTATTAGTGGAAGTCTTCCAAATTGGAACACTTAACTTCTTCAAATAG
- a CDS encoding ABC transporter ATP-binding protein, which yields MITVEHISKSFGHKKVVDDVSLTIPANKITSLIGPNGAGKSTLLGIMSRILTPDSGQVVIDDVPITAWKEEDLAKKISILKQANHLNLRITVRELVTFGRFPYCKGRPTAEDQRYIDEAIEYMGLVDLQHKYIAELSGGQRQCAFIAMVVAQNTEIIFLDEPLNNLDMKHSVEIMQVLRKLVDEKGKTVVIVIHDINFASCYSDHIISLKQGALVHEGDTASMIDSKILRDIYDMEIPIQMVDNRRICVYFS from the coding sequence ATGATTACAGTCGAACATATTTCTAAATCTTTTGGTCATAAAAAGGTCGTAGATGATGTCTCTTTAACAATTCCTGCGAATAAGATTACTTCTCTCATTGGTCCTAATGGTGCAGGCAAAAGTACATTACTTGGCATTATGAGCAGAATTTTAACTCCAGACAGTGGTCAGGTGGTGATTGATGATGTACCGATTACCGCCTGGAAAGAGGAAGATCTTGCGAAAAAGATCTCGATTCTAAAACAGGCAAATCATCTTAATTTGCGGATTACGGTACGGGAACTCGTCACTTTTGGGCGTTTCCCTTATTGCAAAGGTCGTCCCACAGCAGAAGATCAGCGCTATATTGATGAAGCCATCGAATATATGGGGCTTGTGGATCTACAACATAAATATATTGCCGAGCTTAGTGGCGGTCAGCGTCAATGTGCTTTCATTGCAATGGTGGTAGCCCAAAATACAGAGATTATTTTCCTAGATGAGCCCCTTAATAACCTTGATATGAAGCACTCAGTAGAGATTATGCAAGTACTTCGTAAGCTCGTTGATGAAAAGGGCAAAACAGTCGTGATCGTGATTCATGATATTAACTTCGCCTCTTGCTATTCCGATCATATTATCTCGCTCAAACAAGGTGCATTAGTGCATGAAGGGGATACCGCTTCGATGATCGATAGTAAAATTTTACGGGATATTTATGATATGGAGATTCCTATTCAGATGGTGGATAACCGCCGAATCTGTGTCTATTTTTCTTAA
- the recJ gene encoding single-stranded-DNA-specific exonuclease RecJ, translated as MKIIRRTAHHSYQRPEHSTLLQRVLANRAITEDSELDLSLKGLYPYHSLSNIEPATQLVVEAILTEKDILIVGDYDVDGATSIALAMRILRDFGVYNIRYIVPHRILDGYGLSRSLVQKILINPPDLLITVDNGISNIDGVALARENGIDVVVTDHHLPPETLPNANAIVNPNLPGDQFPSKALAGVGVIFYLLLSVRAKLIEVGYFKGQAQGTIPNLGRYLDIVALGTVADLVPLDGNNRRMAQQGLLRMRQGMMIPGIAALIEVSQRNREKLSTSDIGFSIAPLLNAAGRLDDMQVGIELLLTDQYEEAFAIAQQLYALNEERKMIERGMRAEANDALEKVQLKRDEVPLAICLYNELWHQGITGIVASRIKEQYYRPTFIFAYDNEGLLKGSGRSIQGIHLRDVISNVARDNPGIINTFGGHAMAAGLSIYEEYLPQFTEAINVEMAKSLEALESADEILSQKIYTDGALALEEYRLDLVDEMKLAYPWGQQFPEPLFDDRFEVVDYRILKDLHLKFTLRKPGTHTLFEALAFFQAHQIVDNVTEIHCAFKLDINEWRGERKLQLLIDYFEAV; from the coding sequence ATGAAAATTATCCGTAGAACGGCGCATCACTCTTATCAACGTCCCGAGCATTCGACACTGCTACAGCGCGTGCTAGCGAATCGTGCGATTACAGAGGATTCAGAATTAGATCTTTCGCTGAAAGGGCTCTATCCTTATCATTCGCTAAGTAATATTGAACCAGCAACACAATTAGTGGTAGAGGCCATTTTAACGGAGAAAGATATCCTTATTGTGGGGGATTATGATGTCGATGGTGCCACAAGTATCGCCCTTGCAATGCGTATTTTACGGGATTTTGGTGTTTATAATATCCGGTATATCGTTCCGCATCGTATTCTCGATGGTTATGGACTTTCTCGCTCTCTAGTACAAAAGATCCTCATCAATCCCCCCGATCTACTCATTACAGTGGATAATGGAATCTCTAACATTGATGGTGTCGCCTTAGCTCGTGAAAATGGAATTGATGTTGTCGTCACAGATCATCATTTACCGCCAGAAACATTGCCGAATGCCAATGCGATTGTGAATCCGAATTTGCCGGGTGATCAGTTTCCAAGTAAAGCACTAGCCGGCGTTGGCGTTATCTTTTATCTACTGTTAAGTGTACGGGCCAAACTGATTGAGGTGGGGTACTTCAAAGGGCAAGCACAAGGAACCATTCCAAATCTTGGGCGCTATCTTGATATTGTGGCGCTTGGTACTGTTGCCGATTTGGTGCCATTAGATGGCAATAATCGCAGGATGGCGCAACAGGGTTTACTGCGAATGCGGCAAGGAATGATGATTCCCGGCATTGCGGCCTTAATTGAAGTGTCACAGCGTAATCGAGAGAAGCTTTCGACGAGCGACATTGGATTTAGTATTGCCCCCTTACTCAATGCCGCAGGTCGCTTAGATGATATGCAAGTGGGAATAGAGCTGCTATTGACCGATCAATATGAAGAAGCTTTTGCGATTGCACAGCAGCTCTATGCGCTCAATGAAGAGCGGAAAATGATCGAGCGGGGGATGCGCGCGGAAGCGAATGATGCCCTTGAAAAAGTGCAGTTAAAACGGGATGAAGTGCCGCTCGCAATCTGCCTTTATAACGAGTTATGGCATCAAGGGATTACTGGTATTGTCGCTTCTCGAATCAAAGAGCAATATTACCGCCCCACCTTTATCTTTGCTTATGATAATGAAGGGCTGCTCAAAGGCTCTGGTCGCTCGATTCAGGGCATTCATCTTCGGGATGTGATTAGTAATGTTGCACGTGATAATCCCGGTATTATCAATACCTTTGGTGGGCATGCAATGGCAGCCGGGCTCTCGATTTATGAGGAGTATCTGCCACAATTTACCGAAGCTATTAATGTTGAGATGGCGAAATCTTTAGAGGCTTTAGAATCCGCCGATGAGATCTTAAGTCAAAAGATCTATACAGATGGAGCACTTGCGCTAGAAGAGTATCGATTAGATCTGGTGGATGAGATGAAGCTTGCTTATCCTTGGGGGCAACAATTTCCTGAGCCACTATTTGATGATCGTTTTGAAGTGGTGGATTACCGTATTTTAAAAGATCTGCATCTGAAGTTTACCTTACGAAAACCCGGCACTCACACGCTCTTTGAGGCGCTTGCTTTCTTTCAAGCACATCAGATTGTTGATAATGTGACAGAAATTCACTGCGCCTTTAAGTTAGATATTAATGAATGGCGCGGAGAGCGTAAATTGCAGTTGTTAATCGATTATTTTGAAGCTGTATAA